The following nucleotide sequence is from Synechococcus sp. KORDI-52.
CCGCAGTCGAGCGATCTGCTGGCCGTCTGCGTCGAACACTGTGGCGGGCCCTTGTTCACTTTCCAGGCTCAGAAACACCGGTTCGCTTCCATCAGGGCGGGTCGGCAGGACCAGCCCCCATATTTGATCTCCAAGCTCTGGATAGGCCTGTAACGGCAGCTCCAGCACGGGGCTGCGTCCGATCTGCAGGCTAATCGTCGCCAGCGACCAGTCAGCCTGGTAGATCGTGATGCCCCGGTGGCGCAGGGGGTGATTAACGCTGATCTCCGCATTCAATGCCTGACTGCCCCCTTGCAGGTGCAGAGCGGACCGGAACTGTTCGGTGCGGCCAGCTGGATCGCGATCGATGGCGAAACGGTCGAGAGTGATGGTCAACTGACTGGTGCCATCACGATCCAGGAGGTCGAGGCTGCGGCCGGGGGCGAGAAAGCGCTCAAGGCGGTTACCGGCAAGGGCGCCCCAGGCGGCTCCAAGCATCAGCAGCACCAATCCGGTATGCACAAGCAGCGGCCCCGCCCGTCCGATGACTCCGCGCCGCGCCGCCAGCCTCTGCGGCTGGCGTTGTACCTGCCAGCCGTTTGTTCGTAGCACTGTTTCCAGTTGAGCTAAGCCTTGATTGCCGTTCGGACAAGGCAGGCTCTCGGCGATGGCCAATTTGCTCAGCTGGCGCGGGGTGCGGTAGTCGATCCACCGCCGGGCTGCCACCAGGGCCGGCCACTGGCGCCGCCAGCTGCAGAGGATCAGGGCGAGGCCGAGCCAGGCCAGCAAGGCCAGAAACCAACTGCTGGAATACACATGATCGAGCTGCAGCTGCAGCACCTGTTCGCCGTGAAGCAGGCCTAGCCATGGAGTGCTGCTGTAGGCATCGATGTAACTGACGGGGGAATCACCCTGTGGGATCGCGGTACCCACGGCACTGGCGAGGGCGATCAGCAGCAGCAGCACGATGGCCAGCCTCAGATCGCTGAGCCAGGCTGCCAGGCGTTTCAGCGGGGCCATGGCCATCAACTCCAGCGGGCCAGAAGGGTAAGCAACCCAGTGGTGAGTAGCACCAGACCACTGGCTGGCGGAACCCAGCGGCTGATGCCCCGTAGGGCCAACAATTTCGGAATGGTTGCTGCAAAGGTGCCTGCGAGCAGCAGGGGCAGCACCTGGCCAATGCCGAAGCTGCTGAGCAGGGCCACTCCCACCAGGGGACGACCGCTCTGGGCAATCCAGCCCAGCAGTACTGCCAACACCGGTGTGGTGCAAGGTGAGGCCGCCAGCCCAAACGCCAGTCCAGCCGCGACCGGCGCCAGTGGGGTCGGCACCTTCTGGCGCCATCGTTCTGGATCTGGACCGCTGGGGAGCGGAATGCGCAGCACTCCCAGCAAGTTGAGACCCATCGTCACAGCCAGGATGGCCACCAATGTGGGGATCAGTGCCGGCACCTGGCCGTAGATCCGGCCCAGCAGACCGCTGATGCTCCCCAGCACCACCAGGGCACCGACGATCCCGCTTGAGAAGGCCAGGCTGCGCTGCCAGGGCTGTTGGCCATCGTCAAAGCCTGCGAGATAGGCCAGGGTCACCGGCAACAACGACAGCGAACAGGGCCCCAGGCTGGTGAGGGCACCGCCAACGAACACCAGCGCCAGGGTCAGGGGGCCAGGATCCTCCAAGGCGCGTTTCAGCAGCTGCTCGCTGCTCTGGGCCAAATCGGAGAGCAGCAGCAGGTCCACGGGTGCCCTTGAGTACGCCAAGCCTATCCAGGCAAGACGATGGTCAGACCAGGCTCAGCGTTGGCGCAACGACCGTTGTCGCCTGTTCGGGCGTCCCCCGATCAAGCCGGTGGATTCCAGCGAGCAGCGGATCAACAGCCCCATGATCACCAGGCTCGACATCAGCGAGTTGCCGCCATAACTGATCAAGGGCAGCGGCAGACCTGTGGTGGGCATGGCTCCGGAAGCCACGGCGATGTTCAGGATCGACTGGCCCACCAGGATCGTGGTGCAACCGATGGCCACTAGCCGTGCCTGATTGCTGCGACAGCGCAGAGCCACCCGCAGCCCGACCCAGGCCACCAGCATCAGAAAGAGCAAGAGGAGTATTGAGCCCACAAAGCCGAATTCTTCTGCGAACACCGCATAGATGAAATCGGTGCTCTGGATCGGCAGGTATTGAAGCTTTTGGGTGGAGAGACCGTAGCCCTGCCCCATCCATCCGCCGGATCCAATCGCCAAAAGGCTCTGCACGAGTTGATAGCCATCACCCATGGGATCGTTCCAGGGATCCAGAAACGACACCACCCTTAAGCGTTGATACTCGTTGATCAGGATGCTGGCGGTGCCCAGAAGCGAACCGGCCAAGGCGGTGCCCAGCAGGCTGCGCCAGCGCAAGCCTGCCCCCATGGCCACCATCCAGAGCGTGAGTCCTATCAGGGCGGCGGTGGAAAGATTGGGTTGCTTGAGGATCAGCAACAACAATCCGCCGAAGCTGCCGAGCCAGAGCAACTTCTGGTCCAGGCTCATCCGACCCCAGGGTGCGAACAGGTTGGCAGCCTGCAACACCACAAAAGGTTTCACCAGTTCCGACGGCTGCACTTGCAGCGGGCCCAGCACCAGCCAGCGGCTGGCGCCATTGACGGTGGTGCCCATCACCAGGGTGGCGGCGATCAGCAGGCAGCCCATCCACAACCCTGGGCCTGACCAGCGCAGCCACTGCCGCATGTTGGTGGAGATCGTGATGCCGAGCAGGCTCCAGCTGACGATCAGCCAGAGCGCCTGTCGTTTCAGATAAAAGCCACCGTCGCCCATTTCCCGCAGGGCCACCCACCAGCTTGCGGATGCCAGCACGACCAGGCCTGCCACACTCCAGAAGCCGGCAAGTCCAATCAGCAAGCGAGCTTCCGACGGCCAGAGCTGCCAGGGAAGCGGCAGCAGTCGCTGAAACCGTGCTTTGTTGCGACTCCCGCTCTTCTGACCCCTGGTGGAGATGGACTTGTGCGCTGTGGCGTTCACCTGGGCTGAACAAGGGGAATCGGTATGACCCATTGAGCCGTGAAAGCGTTCCTTTGCCAAGCCAAACGTTCTGCCCTCTAGGCAGATCTCAGGCGTTCATGCTCCACTTCCCATTGCACGTGAGACCCCCAGGATTGCTGGCGCACCCAGCAGCGGCCCCCGTGACAGCGCAGCAGCTGGAACGGCGGAAGATCGGAGGGCTGGTTATCGAGCCGCACGAAGCTGCCTGGCTGCAAAAGTGCTACCACCTTGGCGGGTTGGGGGCGGTGGCTGGACACGAGTCTCAAATCTTGTTGGACAAAATCCTCCCGGGAGAATCGGTTGCAACCGCTGGATCGCCGGTTTTCTTCGGGATCGGTCTGCTTTTATGTCGTAATGGCGTCCAAACAGCGTCTTGATCTGGAACTCCTGACCCGTGGCTTGGTCAGTTCACGGCAACAGGCACAGCAGCTCATCCGTGCAGGCAAAGTGCGCGACGGCGCTGGCATGTTGCTGGACAAGCCCGGAACGGAAGTTACGCCCGATCGGGAACTGCAGGTGGAACAGCCCCCCCGCTTCGTCTCTCGGGGTGGCGAAAAACTGTTGGCCGGCTTGAAGGCTTTTCCTGTGAGGGTGGAGGGTCGCGTCTGCCTGGATGGCGGCATCTCCACGGGGGGGTTCACCGACTGCCTGCTGCAGCACGGTGCCACACGTGTTTATGGCGTTGATGTGGGCTATGGCCAGACAGCCTGGAGCCTGCGTACTGACGACCGGGTGGTGCTGCGGGAACGCACCAACCTGCGGCATCTCCAGCCTGATCAGTTGTATGGCGAGAACGATCACTGGCCCACCCTGGCGGTCACTGATGTGTCGTTCATTTCCCTGCGGTTAATCCTTCCGGCGTTGCGCCGGTTGTTGCGGGGCTCCGACACCGATGCGCTGGTGCTGGTGAAGCCGCAGTTTGAGGTGGGCAAAAGCCGCGTTGGCAAGGGGGGCGTGGTCCGTGATCCAGCAGCCCACCGAGATGCCATTGAATCAGTCATTGCAGCGGCGAGAGAGTCGGGTTGGCAGCCCAAGGGCCTGGTGGCTTCCCCGATCACTGGACCTGCCGGCAACCACGAGTACGTGCTCTGGTTGGGGGAGGGAAATGCCGCTGTTTTGCCGGATCTCGATGCTTTGGTGGCGCAAACCCTCCAGAGTTGACGGCCAATAAAAAAGCCCGGTGTTGAACCGGGCTTGAAATTTGCTTTGGAGCAGAGTTCAGTTGCCGACGTTGACCTGCCGACCCCCGGTGCAGAGCTCCACCTTGATAATGCGGCCACCCTGCTTTTGGATGCGCTGTTGTTCAGCGAACCAGCTGTCGTAGGGCACCCACTTGGTGAAGAAGGTGTTCTGCAATTCGCGTTGCGTCCGAACCTTTTCAGGGCTGGGGATGCAAGCGGTGACTTTGAACAACCGCATGGGGCTCAGTTGCCGAGACCGGAGCAGATGTAGTCGAAGTAGACACCCATTTCCTTGCCGGCATCAGGGCCGACGAGTCCGGCTGTCACTTCCTTCATGGCCTGGATGGCCTGAACGGTGGCGCCGATGGGAACACCCAGTGAGTTGTAGGTCTCCTTAAGGCCGTTCAGAACACGCTCGTCGAGGATCGAGGTATCGCCAGCCAGCATTGCGTAGGTGGAATACCGCAGGTAGTAGTCCAAGTCGCGGATGCAGGCTGCGTAGCGGCGGGTGGTGTACATGTTGCCGCCGGGACGGGTGATGTCCGAGTACAGCAGAGCCTTGGCCACAGCATCGCGAATGATGGCCGAAGCATTGGCGCTGATGGTGGCGGCAGCGCGCACGCGCAGTTCACCGCTGGCGAAATACGACTCGAGGCTGCCCATCGATGCCGTGTCCAGGTAGAGACCCTGGACGTCCGACTTGTTGATGACGTTGGTGATGGCGTCTTGCATGGATCCGTGAGGAGGCGAGGGAGAAAATCAGCGTGCGGTTCAGGCGAGGGCGCCAACCACATAGTCGAAGTAGGTGCCGGCTTCCTCTGCGTCGGCTCCTGTGAGGAGGCCCATGGCGACGATCTTCATTTCGCGCACGGATTCAGCCAATGCTTCCAGGGGAGTACCCAGGGAGCGGTAGAGCTCTTTCGCGCCAATCACACCGATCTCTTCGATCGGAGTGACGTCACCGGCAACGATGCCGTAGGTGACGAGACGGAGGTAGTAATCCATGTCGCGCAGACATGTGGCAGTCATCTCTTCGCCGTAGGCATTGCCGCCGGGGGAGATGACATCGGGACGCTTCTGGAACAGCTGACCACCAGCCTGCTTGACGATGCGCTCGCGGCTCTCGCACAGGACCTGGGCCACGCGCAGACGGCGTTGACCGCCGGTGACGAAGGCTTTGATCTGGTCGAGTTCGCCAGGGCTGAGGTAGCGGGCTTCGGCGTCCGCGTTGATGATCGAGTTGGAGACGATGCTCATGCAGTTCTGCCTCGAAACAAGCGGCCGCCCGTAGGAGACCGGTATCCGGTGAATAAGGGGTGATCCCGAGGGATCGCGTCTCAGACTAAAGGCTGGGACAGGGGGTCGAAGCGTTGGGAGTGAGACTTGTTCACATCGGTCAACACTGACCGGGGTGAGCTCGCTCCTTTGGATTCGGCTGATGCATTCTGCGCTGACGATGGCCAGGGAAATTTGGCCAGGTAACAGTTCTTCACGGCGCATCTGTTTTGAGGAGAAGCCCTGGCATTACTGCGATCTGCGAGATCGCCCCTGATGTGGTTACGACGCACAAAAATGATCCCGATGAGGCCTTACTTCACCGGGATCGGATCACAAAAAACACCGTGATTTGTGGGGGCTGTTTGTCAGCGAAATGGAAACCTGAGGATCAGATCGCGTCGCCCGTGGGGGGATTCAGGCCGGCATTGCCGCGGTAAAGCGAGGCCGTGCGCTGGATGGTGGCTTGGTTGACCCCTGATGCGGTCGCCATGCCGTCGATGCGGGGCACCGTCGTGCTGATCCGTTCCGCCAATAGTTCAGTCACGGCAGCGCCATGACCCGCTTGAGCGCGGGTGATCAGGAAGCGGCTGGTTTCCGCTGGGGTTGTGGCCCGTCCCAGCAGAGCCAAACCTGCCGCGGACGCGGCCCGAAGGGGCGCCATCGTGGCGATTCGGTTCTGGAACGCTTCGCTCATCGCCACTTCAGCAATGAACTCGGTCAGGTCAATGTCTTGATTGCGCAGCCGTGATTCCGCGCTGATCAGACGCTCATTCCCTGTGGGGACACGGTTGAGAAGTTGCTTGTAAGTTGCATTCACAGCAGTCTGGAGCTCATCTTCGCTGCACGGCTGTTTCAGCTCCAGCGTTGCGGGAAGTCCACCCCGCAAGCGGAATCCTGCAGCCCCTCCCGTGACAAGAGCCATTCCCATGCGTGGGAGCGCTTGCCCGCTCCGCGCATTGGAAGAAATCAGCTCAACGCTCCATGTCCGGCCACCAATGCTGCTTGGCGTTGAGTTGCTGGCTCGCCGCATCGGGAAGCCAGTCTTTTTGGACGCAAGACCTTGTTGACGCACCATCGACAGCCAACTGGGCGCTGCGGCGTTTCCGAACGTCGTTGTCGAGAAGTCTTGGGTGGCTGTCTTTTGCGTGTCCGGCAGGTTGCGTGGCGTTACATCGCCACTGCTGCGGAATGCTTCGGACCGCTTTGTTTCAGGACGGCTTCCGAGGCTGAGGTCAGCGGCAGCTTCAAGCTTGAGAGCACGTGACCAGCCTGGAGTTCGGCGTGCAGTCACATCACCGGGTGTGATGAAACGTTCGTAGGGGACTGTGTCGGCCCCAAAAGCTTCGCCGTAGTCCTTGCTGTCGATTAATGCATCCACCACTCCATAGAAACCTTGGCGTGCGGCTGTATCGAAAAGCGCGTCGATTTCCCAGCGACCGAAGGTGGGTCTGCCCAGCAAACGGCGATGCATCACTTCGATCGCCTTCACGATGTAGAGGCCGCTCCAGTAGCGGCGTCGGAAAGCATCGGATTTGGCGACTGCCCGAACAAAATCCTTCAGCGAGATATCTCCGTTTTCGAGGCGGGCTTCATCAGAACTCATGCGCTCTCCCGCATAGCCGCCGTTGCCGAGCACTTGCACGTACACAGCCTTGATCACGGCTTGGGTGCTGGCCTCAGTCGTGCGAACGCTGGGCTGACCACCTCGCCCTGGATTCACAGTGCCACCCGTGGCGATCTGCTGAAGTCGCATCACGCGTGGACCACCCTTGCGGGGGCGGCTTTTGCGGAAACTGTCGCTGTCCAGTTGGCCAGGGCTGTTGAGGCCGTTGCTCACGAGCAATCGGCGGCTGTCGTAGCCGTAGGGGGCTGGTCGGGTGGCCACTGAGGCGGTTCCACTCGGGAAGATGGCTCCGAATTTGTTCGCCACCGGATCATTGCCACCGCCGTAGACGTGCTGGTCGGCAAAGGGCTGGCGGTAGGAGGCGTAAAGGGTGACGTATTGCGGCGCGCCATCGAAGGGAGCGCTGAAGTTGAACAGCTTGCGGTTGGAGCCCCATCCGGCACTTTCCTGGGCCTCGGTGCCGAGATCCCGCAGGTAGGGAACGGTCTCCTCCCCGAAGGCTTGGGCGTATTCGGAGGAATTCACCAGCACATCCACGAGACCATTGAGGCCTTGGTCGCTGAGGATCGCGAACGACTTGCGGAATTCCTCAAGGGAGCTGATGCCCCGGCCAAGGAAGTGGCGGTAGGCCAGTTCCACCACGCGACTGTTGACGAAACCGTCGTGGAATTGCTGGCGGTATTCCTTGCTGCGGCCAAGGGCGCGAATGAATTCGCGCATTGAGATCTGGCCTTGGGCAACGGCGCTGGCCTTGTCCGAACAGGGGGTCTGGGAATAGCCCTTGGCGATGTCGCGCTCAAACACCTGGCGGTAGGCGGCGCGGATGATTTCCGCCTTCTCGGCACCGGAGAGACCCGGCCGCATCTCAAACAGCTGGCGTCCCTCGGAAGCCAGGGCGTAGATCGCCGGCAGCTGCAGACCTTGTTGAACAGGGCTTCCCTGACGTTGCTTGGTGCTGGGGGTGGGGATGGCCAGCTCCTGCAACAGCACGTTGAAGCAGTCGATGGTCATCTGACGCGCTTCAGGACGATCGCGCAGCAGCTGGGCTGAGGCGGCGCGCATCTCCTGAAGAGCCACGTTGGTCGCGGCTAGAGAGCAATTCTCGAGAAGGATGTCCCGCAACCCGCGGGTGTTCACCGCAAGGATGCTGGGGTCGCCGGCGACCAGGGCGTAGCCCACATAGCGCAGGAACCAGCCCATGTCGCGTACCGACTTGCGCATGAACGCCGGGCCGTATTTGGCCACGCTGATGGCGTTGAAGCCAGTGGGGA
It contains:
- a CDS encoding allophycocyanin subunit alpha, with amino-acid sequence MSIVSNSIINADAEARYLSPGELDQIKAFVTGGQRRLRVAQVLCESRERIVKQAGGQLFQKRPDVISPGGNAYGEEMTATCLRDMDYYLRLVTYGIVAGDVTPIEEIGVIGAKELYRSLGTPLEALAESVREMKIVAMGLLTGADAEEAGTYFDYVVGALA
- a CDS encoding cytochrome c biogenesis protein ResB, encoding MAPLKRLAAWLSDLRLAIVLLLLIALASAVGTAIPQGDSPVSYIDAYSSTPWLGLLHGEQVLQLQLDHVYSSSWFLALLAWLGLALILCSWRRQWPALVAARRWIDYRTPRQLSKLAIAESLPCPNGNQGLAQLETVLRTNGWQVQRQPQRLAARRGVIGRAGPLLVHTGLVLLMLGAAWGALAGNRLERFLAPGRSLDLLDRDGTSQLTITLDRFAIDRDPAGRTEQFRSALHLQGGSQALNAEISVNHPLRHRGITIYQADWSLATISLQIGRSPVLELPLQAYPELGDQIWGLVLPTRPDGSEPVFLSLESEQGPATVFDADGQQIARLRPGGPAVDVKGLPMRVDAVLPASGLLLKRDPGVPLVYLGFAVLLVGGGLSLVATRQLWAIAADGTLSVGGLCNRNLAAFATELPQLLQQVRAPDVNTAPTTDQQG
- a CDS encoding phycobilisome rod-core linker polypeptide, with product MTVTASSGSPRVSPQLFDTLPLSSVRQAEQQDRFPDNGELDSLVTFFRTGQDRIEASRIIAANAEAIVARAANRIFVGGTPLSFLEAPLTTGETGRASGREVTPMASDQAAFEQSVRTFTGDSGTTKRGNFLTRLFEGAGGDADIRVVLPTGFNAISVAKYGPAFMRKSVRDMGWFLRYVGYALVAGDPSILAVNTRGLRDILLENCSLAATNVALQEMRAASAQLLRDRPEARQMTIDCFNVLLQELAIPTPSTKQRQGSPVQQGLQLPAIYALASEGRQLFEMRPGLSGAEKAEIIRAAYRQVFERDIAKGYSQTPCSDKASAVAQGQISMREFIRALGRSKEYRQQFHDGFVNSRVVELAYRHFLGRGISSLEEFRKSFAILSDQGLNGLVDVLVNSSEYAQAFGEETVPYLRDLGTEAQESAGWGSNRKLFNFSAPFDGAPQYVTLYASYRQPFADQHVYGGGNDPVANKFGAIFPSGTASVATRPAPYGYDSRRLLVSNGLNSPGQLDSDSFRKSRPRKGGPRVMRLQQIATGGTVNPGRGGQPSVRTTEASTQAVIKAVYVQVLGNGGYAGERMSSDEARLENGDISLKDFVRAVAKSDAFRRRYWSGLYIVKAIEVMHRRLLGRPTFGRWEIDALFDTAARQGFYGVVDALIDSKDYGEAFGADTVPYERFITPGDVTARRTPGWSRALKLEAAADLSLGSRPETKRSEAFRSSGDVTPRNLPDTQKTATQDFSTTTFGNAAAPSWLSMVRQQGLASKKTGFPMRRASNSTPSSIGGRTWSVELISSNARSGQALPRMGMALVTGGAAGFRLRGGLPATLELKQPCSEDELQTAVNATYKQLLNRVPTGNERLISAESRLRNQDIDLTEFIAEVAMSEAFQNRIATMAPLRAASAAGLALLGRATTPAETSRFLITRAQAGHGAAVTELLAERISTTVPRIDGMATASGVNQATIQRTASLYRGNAGLNPPTGDAI
- a CDS encoding FtsW/RodA/SpoVE family cell cycle protein, which produces MGHTDSPCSAQVNATAHKSISTRGQKSGSRNKARFQRLLPLPWQLWPSEARLLIGLAGFWSVAGLVVLASASWWVALREMGDGGFYLKRQALWLIVSWSLLGITISTNMRQWLRWSGPGLWMGCLLIAATLVMGTTVNGASRWLVLGPLQVQPSELVKPFVVLQAANLFAPWGRMSLDQKLLWLGSFGGLLLLILKQPNLSTAALIGLTLWMVAMGAGLRWRSLLGTALAGSLLGTASILINEYQRLRVVSFLDPWNDPMGDGYQLVQSLLAIGSGGWMGQGYGLSTQKLQYLPIQSTDFIYAVFAEEFGFVGSILLLLFLMLVAWVGLRVALRCRSNQARLVAIGCTTILVGQSILNIAVASGAMPTTGLPLPLISYGGNSLMSSLVIMGLLIRCSLESTGLIGGRPNRRQRSLRQR
- the apcB gene encoding allophycocyanin subunit beta; its protein translation is MQDAITNVINKSDVQGLYLDTASMGSLESYFASGELRVRAAATISANASAIIRDAVAKALLYSDITRPGGNMYTTRRYAACIRDLDYYLRYSTYAMLAGDTSILDERVLNGLKETYNSLGVPIGATVQAIQAMKEVTAGLVGPDAGKEMGVYFDYICSGLGN
- a CDS encoding cytochrome c biogenesis CcdA family protein; this encodes MDLLLLSDLAQSSEQLLKRALEDPGPLTLALVFVGGALTSLGPCSLSLLPVTLAYLAGFDDGQQPWQRSLAFSSGIVGALVVLGSISGLLGRIYGQVPALIPTLVAILAVTMGLNLLGVLRIPLPSGPDPERWRQKVPTPLAPVAAGLAFGLAASPCTTPVLAVLLGWIAQSGRPLVGVALLSSFGIGQVLPLLLAGTFAATIPKLLALRGISRWVPPASGLVLLTTGLLTLLARWS
- a CDS encoding phycobilisome linker polypeptide, with the protein product MRLFKVTACIPSPEKVRTQRELQNTFFTKWVPYDSWFAEQQRIQKQGGRIIKVELCTGGRQVNVGN
- a CDS encoding TlyA family RNA methyltransferase, with protein sequence MASKQRLDLELLTRGLVSSRQQAQQLIRAGKVRDGAGMLLDKPGTEVTPDRELQVEQPPRFVSRGGEKLLAGLKAFPVRVEGRVCLDGGISTGGFTDCLLQHGATRVYGVDVGYGQTAWSLRTDDRVVLRERTNLRHLQPDQLYGENDHWPTLAVTDVSFISLRLILPALRRLLRGSDTDALVLVKPQFEVGKSRVGKGGVVRDPAAHRDAIESVIAAARESGWQPKGLVASPITGPAGNHEYVLWLGEGNAAVLPDLDALVAQTLQS